One segment of Sulfobacillus thermosulfidooxidans DSM 9293 DNA contains the following:
- a CDS encoding Gfo/Idh/MocA family protein codes for MAIRAALIGCGKIGQRHLQALVHQEAIDLVATVDTNLERAEAAAVAFDALAFDQTDVMLDNVDIDAAIIATPSGLHRQLAFQVLERGKHVMVEKPLALSYQDAKAIVDFAKQQGVVAVVTQFNRMLPAIQQLFQAHQDGRLGRIVNGGVAVRWARPQSYYDEAPWRGTYAMDGGVLFNQAIHAIDVLLQLMGSVKEVFAYTATLTHQIEAEDSVSGTIRFRSGALASLAATTCVPKTNLEERLTIVGENGVVVIGPTVNQIHTWRVGNDNEQEVRQAILDLPARPSWQSHHDALKDFAEAIENGVTPRLDAATALCDIAVIEALMLSGREGRIVHMSEITGENA; via the coding sequence ATGGCAATACGAGCGGCGTTGATAGGATGTGGCAAGATTGGGCAACGTCATCTGCAAGCCCTTGTCCATCAAGAGGCCATTGATTTAGTGGCCACGGTGGACACCAACTTGGAAAGAGCGGAAGCGGCTGCGGTGGCCTTTGACGCTTTGGCATTTGATCAAACAGACGTGATGTTAGATAACGTGGACATTGATGCGGCGATTATTGCAACACCTTCTGGACTTCACCGTCAACTCGCTTTTCAGGTCCTGGAACGGGGCAAACATGTCATGGTGGAAAAGCCCCTTGCGCTTTCCTATCAAGACGCTAAGGCCATCGTCGATTTTGCTAAACAACAGGGCGTTGTTGCCGTGGTGACGCAATTTAATCGGATGTTGCCCGCCATTCAGCAATTGTTTCAGGCCCATCAAGATGGGCGGTTGGGACGTATTGTCAATGGCGGCGTCGCTGTGAGATGGGCCAGACCCCAGTCGTACTATGATGAAGCGCCGTGGCGGGGAACCTATGCGATGGATGGAGGCGTCTTGTTTAACCAGGCCATTCATGCGATTGATGTGTTACTCCAATTGATGGGATCTGTGAAAGAAGTTTTTGCGTATACCGCGACCTTAACCCACCAGATTGAAGCAGAAGATAGCGTGTCGGGGACGATACGTTTTCGTTCCGGAGCTTTAGCCTCCTTGGCCGCGACCACGTGTGTGCCCAAAACTAACTTGGAAGAACGGTTGACGATTGTGGGGGAAAATGGTGTGGTGGTGATTGGACCCACGGTCAATCAGATTCATACCTGGCGCGTCGGCAATGATAACGAACAAGAGGTACGTCAAGCAATCTTGGATTTGCCTGCACGTCCTAGCTGGCAGAGTCATCATGATGCATTGAAGGACTTTGCGGAGGCCATTGAAAATGGTGTGACACCGCGTCTCGATGCCGCGACCGCACTGTGTGATATTGCCGTCATTGAAGCCCTTATGCTCTCGGGACGGGAAGGACGCATTGTTCACATGTCAGAAATCACAGGGGAAAACGCATGA
- a CDS encoding nucleotide sugar dehydrogenase, which produces MLVLTNHPTTTYYDRLMDRLTSRTALIGVVGLGYVGLPLAVEHALAGFSVIGLDDNLSKVERVNRGENYIPDVDSNTLKALTRDKRLKATGDYQALTEADVIIICVPTPLTTNKEPDLSYILAVADKVRKIMRPGQLIALESTTYPGTTEEVLQPILETSGLKIGEEFFLAFSPERVNPGDPVYKTRNTPKLVGGVTEKCRKVATALYQQSITQVIPVSSPRVAELSKVFENTYRAVNIALVNELALLCDRMQLDVWEVLEAAGTKPFGIQIFQPGPGVGGHCIPLDPFYLSWKAREYDFPTRFIELAGEINLRMPYFVVDKVTRAMNARKKAINGSKILLLGIAYKKDIDDERESPALKVFELLEQQGAHVEFHDPYVPVVKPHTFFSRQIRSVELTQELLESQDCVVITTDHSCIDYEWVVNHSALVVDSRNATKKLAGRDNIVRL; this is translated from the coding sequence ATGCTCGTGCTCACTAATCATCCGACTACGACCTATTATGATCGCTTAATGGACCGCCTAACCAGCCGCACGGCATTAATTGGGGTGGTAGGACTCGGTTATGTGGGATTACCTCTGGCCGTGGAACATGCCTTAGCCGGATTTTCGGTCATTGGCTTAGATGATAACCTGAGCAAAGTGGAACGGGTAAACCGTGGCGAAAACTATATCCCCGATGTGGATAGTAATACATTAAAGGCGTTAACCCGGGACAAACGGCTGAAGGCGACAGGCGATTACCAGGCCTTAACGGAAGCCGATGTGATTATTATTTGTGTTCCTACCCCTCTGACGACTAATAAAGAACCGGACTTGTCCTATATTTTGGCGGTGGCGGATAAAGTGCGAAAAATTATGCGGCCTGGCCAGTTAATTGCGCTGGAAAGCACCACCTATCCCGGTACCACCGAGGAAGTGCTTCAACCGATATTAGAAACGAGTGGACTCAAAATCGGAGAAGAATTTTTCTTGGCTTTTTCTCCAGAACGGGTCAATCCCGGTGATCCCGTCTACAAAACGCGCAATACCCCGAAATTAGTTGGGGGTGTTACCGAAAAATGTCGCAAAGTGGCTACAGCCCTCTATCAACAGTCTATTACTCAAGTGATTCCGGTGTCTTCGCCACGGGTTGCGGAACTCTCAAAAGTCTTTGAGAATACGTACCGGGCCGTCAATATTGCCCTGGTGAATGAGCTGGCTTTATTGTGTGACCGGATGCAGCTTGATGTTTGGGAAGTGTTGGAAGCGGCCGGAACCAAACCTTTTGGTATCCAAATTTTCCAACCAGGACCTGGTGTGGGAGGGCACTGCATTCCGCTGGATCCCTTTTATTTGAGTTGGAAAGCCCGCGAATATGATTTCCCGACACGGTTTATTGAATTGGCCGGCGAAATTAACTTGCGCATGCCATATTTTGTGGTCGATAAAGTGACACGAGCGATGAATGCGCGGAAAAAAGCGATTAATGGGTCTAAAATTTTGTTATTAGGTATTGCCTACAAGAAGGATATCGATGATGAACGAGAATCGCCGGCCTTAAAAGTTTTCGAATTGTTAGAGCAGCAAGGGGCTCATGTGGAATTTCATGACCCCTATGTGCCCGTCGTGAAACCCCACACGTTTTTTTCGCGTCAAATTCGGTCTGTGGAATTGACTCAAGAGCTGTTGGAATCCCAGGACTGTGTTGTGATAACAACCGATCATTCATGCATTGATTATGAATGGGTGGTGAATCACAGCGCCTTGGTTGTGGATTCGCGTAACGCGACCAAAAAGCTGGCCGGGCGGGATAATATTGTCCGATTGTAA
- the wecB gene encoding non-hydrolyzing UDP-N-acetylglucosamine 2-epimerase, with protein MKVVSIIGARPQYIKAAVVSPLLRQYAKEVLIDTGQHYDEKLSKIFYDGLAVPRPDYDLRVGSATHGIQTGKMLMALDPILEKERPDWVVVYGDTNSTLAGALAASKLHIPVAHIEAGLRSFNRAMPEEINRVLTDHLATKLYCPTKQAVNNLAQEGITEGVVLCGDVMDVLWDNTPDNPEILVQLRLQSKPFALATVHRQETTDDPDKLRDVLKALADLPWPVVLPLHPRTRQRIEQFHLQAFIATSQLHIVEPLSYQDMVTLERHAQAVLTDSGGVQREACRAGTPTYILRDETEWTELIESGQAVLCGTHYERIRDAVQHQRLRSRPTSPSSDPVRCIVEDLQRGYDSHA; from the coding sequence ATGAAAGTGGTAAGCATCATCGGAGCCCGCCCCCAATACATCAAAGCGGCCGTTGTTTCGCCGCTTTTGCGTCAATATGCCAAGGAAGTGCTCATTGATACCGGTCAACATTACGATGAGAAATTGTCTAAGATATTTTACGACGGTCTTGCTGTTCCCCGACCGGATTATGATTTGCGCGTCGGATCAGCGACTCACGGCATTCAAACGGGCAAAATGCTCATGGCACTCGATCCTATTTTAGAAAAAGAGCGCCCGGATTGGGTTGTGGTTTATGGAGATACCAACTCGACGTTAGCCGGGGCTTTGGCTGCGAGTAAACTCCATATTCCCGTTGCCCATATTGAAGCGGGTTTACGCAGTTTTAACCGGGCTATGCCGGAAGAAATCAACCGTGTGTTGACCGACCATTTGGCGACTAAATTATATTGTCCCACCAAGCAAGCGGTAAACAATTTAGCTCAAGAAGGCATTACGGAAGGGGTAGTGCTGTGTGGGGATGTTATGGATGTGCTGTGGGACAATACTCCAGATAACCCCGAGATATTGGTACAGTTAAGACTGCAGTCAAAACCGTTTGCGTTGGCCACCGTGCACCGGCAAGAAACTACGGATGACCCGGACAAATTACGCGACGTGTTAAAGGCTCTAGCCGATTTGCCTTGGCCAGTGGTGTTGCCTCTGCATCCAAGAACACGGCAGCGCATCGAGCAGTTCCATTTGCAAGCATTCATAGCCACTTCTCAGCTGCACATTGTTGAACCCCTTAGCTACCAAGATATGGTGACCTTGGAGCGGCATGCCCAAGCTGTATTAACAGATTCCGGCGGCGTTCAACGAGAAGCGTGCCGGGCTGGGACGCCAACTTATATTCTGCGGGATGAAACCGAGTGGACGGAACTCATCGAAAGCGGTCAAGCGGTGCTTTGTGGCACCCATTACGAGCGCATTCGTGATGCGGTGCAACATCAGCGGCTAAGGAGCCGGCCCACATCACCATCTTCGGATCCGGTACGATGCATTGTAGAGGATTTGCAAAGGGGATATGATTCTCATGCGTGA
- a CDS encoding polysaccharide biosynthesis protein, giving the protein MKRRLRLYLKIAFAMLIDAIMINASVYMALYLRFDVPYIPAQYLRPYQHIAIYFTLTTLLLMWFTRVYHRMWQYAGPRDAQVLMGSILGSTVFLDGYLLLDGVAHYPRGVYLLYVLFALALVGGWRFLIRSYYDFTWVPRSKAAPRVLIVGAGKAGQLVAQELSRHPEVGIAVGFLDDDVAKHGMQIGSLKVLGTTKALAHVIHDYHVDQVLFAIPSASGKILRPLVDQCRDLNVKARMLPALNQMIGGQVLVNQIRDVQIEDLLQREPAIVDLGEIASYLTNKTVMVTGAGGTIGSELCRQVAQFTPRALVLLGLDETSIFDIEQEMRNKFPNLPVIPVVADLRDQGRMQQVMQQTRPQVVFHAAAHKHVPLMEIQPPEAIRNNVEGLWGFLDICQKMHVERFVFISTDKAVNPTSVYGTTKRIGEILGSFYAKRYGMRFVTVRFGNVLGSRGSVLPTFQRQIAQGGPLTITHPDMVRYFMTVAEACQLVIQAGAMGEGGDTFVLDMGEPLRIMDLATNLIRLSGLRPGIDIDIVFTGLRPGEKLYEELLTPEDQTKATKNSRIFIHVGETPDPERVLPLLRELVEAGRAADEPRIRKLLKEIVPEYQPQSDNVYSLQTPELLTTGGHARAH; this is encoded by the coding sequence TTGAAAAGACGGCTACGTCTTTATTTAAAAATAGCCTTCGCGATGTTAATTGATGCCATTATGATCAATGCATCGGTTTACATGGCGTTGTATCTTCGCTTTGACGTTCCTTATATTCCCGCGCAATATTTACGTCCTTACCAACATATTGCTATCTATTTCACGTTAACAACATTGCTTTTGATGTGGTTTACGCGTGTTTATCACCGGATGTGGCAATATGCAGGACCTCGTGATGCCCAAGTATTAATGGGTTCCATTTTAGGCAGCACGGTCTTTTTGGATGGCTATTTGTTGTTAGATGGTGTAGCGCATTATCCTCGCGGGGTTTATCTGTTGTATGTGTTGTTTGCTTTAGCATTGGTAGGTGGGTGGCGTTTTCTTATTCGATCTTACTATGATTTCACCTGGGTTCCTCGGAGCAAGGCCGCTCCTCGAGTGCTTATTGTTGGGGCGGGTAAAGCGGGCCAACTTGTTGCTCAAGAACTCAGTCGCCATCCTGAAGTCGGCATTGCCGTTGGATTCTTAGATGATGATGTGGCCAAGCATGGCATGCAAATTGGCTCATTAAAAGTTCTAGGGACAACAAAAGCATTAGCGCACGTGATTCATGACTATCACGTGGATCAGGTTTTGTTTGCGATTCCTTCGGCATCCGGTAAAATTTTACGGCCTTTGGTTGACCAATGCCGCGATCTCAATGTGAAAGCCAGGATGCTGCCTGCACTCAATCAAATGATTGGTGGGCAAGTGCTGGTCAATCAAATTCGTGACGTGCAAATCGAAGACTTGTTACAACGAGAACCGGCGATTGTGGATTTAGGAGAAATTGCGAGTTACCTAACCAATAAAACGGTTATGGTGACCGGAGCTGGAGGAACCATTGGTTCGGAATTATGTCGACAGGTGGCCCAATTTACACCTCGTGCGCTGGTGTTGCTGGGACTTGATGAAACCTCTATATTCGATATTGAACAAGAAATGCGCAATAAATTCCCAAACTTGCCGGTGATCCCGGTCGTTGCGGATCTGCGCGACCAGGGGCGCATGCAACAAGTTATGCAACAGACCCGACCCCAGGTTGTGTTTCATGCGGCAGCTCATAAACATGTTCCCTTAATGGAAATCCAACCGCCCGAGGCCATCCGCAACAACGTGGAAGGATTATGGGGATTTTTAGATATTTGTCAAAAAATGCATGTCGAGCGATTTGTCTTTATTTCCACCGACAAGGCTGTCAATCCGACGAGCGTCTATGGTACGACGAAACGCATCGGAGAAATTCTGGGAAGTTTTTATGCGAAGCGTTACGGGATGCGTTTCGTAACCGTGCGTTTTGGCAATGTGCTGGGTTCTCGGGGCAGTGTCTTACCAACGTTTCAAAGGCAAATAGCGCAAGGGGGCCCCTTGACGATTACGCATCCTGATATGGTGCGCTATTTCATGACGGTGGCGGAAGCCTGTCAACTGGTCATTCAGGCTGGAGCCATGGGAGAAGGCGGCGATACATTCGTTTTGGATATGGGGGAGCCCTTACGGATTATGGACTTGGCCACAAATCTCATTCGCCTCTCCGGATTACGCCCAGGCATTGATATTGATATTGTCTTTACCGGCTTAAGACCCGGGGAAAAACTCTACGAAGAACTCCTAACTCCCGAAGATCAAACGAAGGCGACGAAAAATTCACGAATTTTCATTCACGTTGGCGAAACGCCAGATCCCGAACGGGTGTTGCCGTTGCTCAGAGAATTGGTGGAAGCAGGACGTGCGGCTGATGAACCACGCATCAGGAAATTATTAAAGGAAATTGTACCCGAATATCAACCCCAATCCGACAATGTGTATTCCCTGCAAACGCCGGAATTGCTGACAACAGGAGGACATGCTCGTGCTCACTAA
- the ftsH gene encoding ATP-dependent zinc metalloprotease FtsH has product MQNRWFRGVITIVLVVLFISTLMDILNARTAQVQELPYSSLITASLKHQVTTADVNPSQHVVSWTNKQGQHYQTVYAPGETNTLSAELNKAGANVTVEKPSSSFVWIGLIGDFLPVLIVIGFVFFFFRQSQGGNRMMSFGKSQARLQADNLPKVTFADVAGVDEEKQELEEIVDFLKNPKRYLDMGARIPKGVLLFGPPGTGKTLLARAVAGEAGVPFFSESGSGFVEMFVGVGASRVRDLFEQAKKNAPCILFIDELDAVGRMRGAGYGGGNDEREQTLNQLLVEMDGFGVNEGVIVMAATNRPDVLDPALLRPGRFDRQIMVPRPDQAGRRKILEVHVANKPLDSDVDLDVIARRTPGFTGADLANLANEAALLAARERRKKITMKNFEEAAERVMAGPQKKTRVLSAFEKRVVAFHEGGHTLVGMLVPHGDPVNKVTIIPRGMAMGYTMPLPEEDRYLVTKEQILDKVAMSLGGRAAEQIVFGEISTGASDDLEKSTKMVKQMITEYGMSEELGPMTYGTRQDQVFLGRDLVRQRNYSEEVASKIDQAVRHIILQQYERAKNILLQHRATLNRIAIELIERETLDAKELQEILRATT; this is encoded by the coding sequence ATGCAAAACCGGTGGTTTCGAGGCGTCATCACAATAGTCCTGGTGGTGCTGTTTATTTCGACATTGATGGATATCCTCAATGCGCGCACAGCACAAGTTCAGGAACTACCTTACAGTTCGCTGATCACGGCGAGCCTCAAACATCAGGTGACTACTGCCGACGTGAATCCATCTCAACATGTGGTGAGTTGGACTAACAAACAGGGCCAGCATTATCAGACCGTCTATGCCCCAGGCGAAACGAATACATTAAGTGCGGAACTTAATAAGGCAGGGGCCAATGTTACGGTAGAAAAGCCATCCAGTTCCTTTGTATGGATTGGTCTCATTGGCGACTTTTTGCCCGTCTTGATTGTGATCGGTTTTGTGTTTTTCTTCTTTAGACAAAGTCAAGGCGGCAATCGGATGATGTCTTTCGGAAAGAGCCAGGCGCGTTTACAGGCGGATAACTTACCGAAGGTGACATTTGCCGATGTTGCGGGTGTCGATGAGGAGAAACAAGAACTCGAAGAAATTGTAGATTTCTTAAAAAATCCCAAACGGTACTTAGATATGGGAGCGAGAATTCCCAAGGGGGTTTTGTTATTTGGCCCTCCTGGTACCGGAAAAACTCTTTTAGCACGAGCGGTCGCCGGAGAAGCTGGAGTTCCCTTTTTCTCGGAAAGTGGTTCAGGTTTCGTGGAGATGTTTGTGGGTGTTGGAGCGTCCAGGGTTCGCGATCTATTCGAGCAAGCGAAAAAGAATGCTCCATGCATTCTTTTTATCGATGAATTAGACGCTGTGGGTCGGATGCGGGGAGCTGGCTATGGAGGCGGCAATGATGAGCGCGAGCAAACCTTAAACCAATTGCTGGTCGAAATGGACGGATTTGGTGTCAATGAGGGTGTCATCGTTATGGCCGCAACCAACCGTCCTGACGTCTTGGATCCGGCATTATTACGGCCGGGACGTTTTGATCGCCAAATTATGGTTCCCCGGCCAGATCAAGCAGGACGAAGAAAGATTTTGGAAGTGCACGTGGCCAATAAACCGCTTGATTCAGACGTTGATCTCGATGTGATTGCTCGTAGGACACCAGGATTTACCGGTGCGGATCTCGCTAATTTAGCCAACGAAGCAGCTCTCTTAGCCGCACGGGAACGCCGGAAAAAGATCACCATGAAAAATTTTGAAGAAGCGGCAGAACGCGTGATGGCCGGACCCCAAAAGAAGACACGGGTGTTATCGGCGTTTGAGAAGCGTGTCGTTGCTTTTCACGAAGGCGGACATACGTTGGTAGGAATGTTGGTTCCCCATGGCGACCCGGTGAATAAGGTGACGATTATTCCCCGTGGCATGGCCATGGGCTACACGATGCCCTTACCCGAAGAGGACCGCTATCTTGTCACCAAAGAACAAATTCTCGATAAAGTGGCGATGTCACTCGGGGGAAGAGCAGCCGAGCAAATTGTTTTTGGAGAAATTTCGACCGGCGCCTCCGATGATTTAGAGAAATCGACAAAAATGGTTAAACAGATGATTACAGAATACGGGATGTCCGAGGAATTAGGTCCGATGACGTATGGAACCCGTCAAGATCAAGTGTTTTTGGGGCGGGATTTAGTCCGCCAACGGAATTATTCCGAAGAGGTGGCTTCAAAAATTGACCAAGCCGTGCGTCACATTATTTTGCAGCAATACGAGCGGGCCAAAAATATCTTGTTACAACATCGGGCGACATTGAACCGGATTGCCATTGAGCTGATTGAACGGGAAACCTTAGATGCCAAGGAACTTCAAGAAATCTTGCGTGCTACGACATAA
- a CDS encoding DegT/DnrJ/EryC1/StrS family aminotransferase has protein sequence MREHFLPYNLPDLGPEEEDAVIQALRSHWISRGPLTQKFEEELSQHLHGETVLALASCTAGMHLALLANDIGPGDEVITTPYTFAASVNVIIHVGATPVLVDIEKDTGNIDLSMVEQAITDKTKALLPVHYAGHAVDMRQLNRLRDAYHLVVVEDAAHAMASTYQGQPIGTFGNFTAFSFYATKNLTTGEGGALVVPDPELADKIRILSLHGMSRHAWNRYSAQGSWVYQIEAAGFKYNMTDLQAALGLVQLHKLTRMQKRRQDIARQFAEGLADLPVILPTQRDYAEHAWHLYPLRLITEALSLSRDQFIEELKVRNIGASVHFIPIHLHPYYQMRYGWTPGQFPNAEQFFEAEVSLPLYPSMTDDDVHDVIEAVRDIVLSHSR, from the coding sequence ATGCGTGAACATTTTTTACCCTATAACTTACCGGACTTAGGGCCGGAAGAAGAGGATGCTGTCATACAAGCCTTACGTAGCCACTGGATTAGCCGCGGACCTTTAACCCAGAAATTTGAAGAGGAATTGTCGCAACACCTGCATGGGGAAACGGTTCTGGCACTGGCTTCGTGCACGGCGGGAATGCATTTGGCATTACTGGCTAATGATATTGGGCCGGGGGATGAAGTGATTACCACCCCCTATACATTTGCGGCCTCGGTCAATGTGATTATTCATGTCGGAGCGACCCCTGTATTAGTGGACATTGAAAAAGATACCGGGAATATCGATTTGAGCATGGTTGAACAGGCTATCACGGATAAAACTAAAGCCTTGTTGCCCGTGCATTATGCGGGACATGCCGTGGACATGCGGCAATTAAATCGCCTGCGTGATGCGTATCATTTGGTGGTGGTGGAAGATGCCGCGCATGCCATGGCCTCGACCTACCAAGGGCAACCGATTGGCACGTTTGGCAATTTTACCGCCTTTTCATTTTATGCCACCAAAAACCTTACAACCGGTGAAGGCGGGGCCTTGGTTGTGCCTGATCCCGAATTAGCCGATAAAATCCGGATTTTGTCCCTTCATGGCATGTCACGACACGCGTGGAATCGCTATAGTGCCCAGGGGTCATGGGTCTACCAAATAGAAGCCGCCGGCTTTAAATACAACATGACAGATTTGCAGGCCGCTTTAGGACTGGTTCAATTGCATAAGTTGACCCGCATGCAAAAACGCCGGCAAGATATTGCCAGACAATTTGCGGAAGGATTGGCCGATTTACCAGTCATTCTGCCTACTCAGCGGGATTATGCCGAACATGCGTGGCACTTATACCCGTTACGGCTTATTACCGAGGCTTTGTCATTAAGTCGCGATCAATTTATTGAAGAGTTAAAAGTTCGCAATATCGGGGCTTCAGTGCATTTCATTCCGATTCATTTGCATCCCTACTATCAAATGCGGTATGGATGGACACCGGGACAATTTCCTAACGCGGAGCAATTTTTTGAGGCAGAAGTGTCTCTCCCTTTATATCCGTCCATGACCGATGACGATGTTCACGATGTCATTGAAGCGGTTCGGGATATTGTGTTGAGTCATAGCCGTTGA
- a CDS encoding acyltransferase, protein MKPTEQGMHCVIAEDVEIGRNVILGHHVIIHPHVIIEDNVVIGDGVILGKTPSKSKTSTLKTGDLMPLKIGQGTVVGAQVILYRGSTIGPESFIADQAVVRERCQLGTRVVIGQRSTVENDCQIGDYTKLQTAVYLTATTIVEDHVFIAPMVTTTNDPYVARTEARHAAMQGPIIHRGARIGGGAVLLPGVHIGQEALVAAGAVVTRDVPPYRLVMGVPARVVRQVPEEQWLFLPDGQPME, encoded by the coding sequence ATGAAACCCACCGAACAAGGAATGCACTGTGTGATTGCAGAAGATGTTGAGATAGGTCGGAATGTGATTTTGGGTCATCATGTCATTATTCATCCCCACGTGATTATTGAAGATAATGTGGTCATCGGCGATGGGGTGATTTTGGGGAAAACGCCATCGAAAAGTAAAACGAGTACGCTAAAAACCGGAGATTTGATGCCTCTAAAGATTGGTCAGGGCACGGTCGTGGGCGCGCAAGTCATTCTTTACCGGGGAAGCACTATTGGCCCTGAGAGTTTTATTGCTGATCAAGCTGTTGTGCGGGAACGTTGCCAACTGGGGACGCGGGTGGTGATTGGACAGCGTAGCACGGTAGAGAATGATTGCCAAATCGGAGATTACACCAAATTGCAAACGGCGGTGTATCTGACGGCGACGACTATTGTTGAAGACCATGTCTTTATCGCGCCCATGGTGACGACTACCAATGATCCGTATGTCGCCAGGACAGAAGCCCGCCATGCAGCCATGCAAGGACCGATTATTCATCGTGGAGCCCGAATCGGTGGTGGGGCGGTGTTGTTGCCTGGGGTTCATATCGGTCAAGAAGCCTTGGTGGCGGCGGGAGCTGTGGTGACCCGTGATGTCCCTCCTTATCGTTTAGTGATGGGGGTTCCTGCCCGTGTCGTGAGGCAAGTTCCGGAAGAACAGTGGCTATTCTTACCCGATGGGCAACCCATGGAATGA
- a CDS encoding sugar transferase, with translation MSYIKRLFDIMVSLILLVVFSWLLVLIALVIRLDSPGPALFVQTRIGKDGRPFRMWKFRTMYYGAEKKWQPPAPEEALRYKFQDEGDRRITKMGRFLRRSSLDELPQLFNVLVGQMSLVGPRPEIPEMVALYPSYAHERHRMRPGITGLAQVMGRGDLTLEESLKWDLDYCTHWTIWLDLVILWKTITSVLRRKGAY, from the coding sequence ATGAGTTACATCAAACGTCTTTTTGATATCATGGTTTCGCTCATTTTGCTGGTTGTTTTCAGCTGGCTTTTGGTACTCATTGCCCTGGTCATTCGCCTGGATTCGCCAGGACCAGCACTGTTTGTACAAACTCGCATTGGTAAAGATGGACGACCATTTCGTATGTGGAAATTTCGCACCATGTATTATGGAGCCGAGAAAAAATGGCAACCGCCGGCTCCTGAAGAAGCACTACGTTATAAATTTCAAGATGAAGGGGATAGGCGTATTACCAAAATGGGACGATTTCTGCGCCGGTCCTCCCTCGACGAATTGCCCCAACTTTTCAATGTCTTGGTGGGGCAGATGTCCCTGGTCGGTCCACGGCCAGAAATTCCAGAAATGGTGGCATTATATCCCTCTTATGCTCATGAACGACACCGTATGCGTCCTGGCATAACGGGACTGGCCCAGGTCATGGGCCGGGGAGATTTAACGCTCGAAGAAAGCTTAAAGTGGGATTTGGATTACTGTACACATTGGACAATCTGGCTCGATTTGGTCATTTTATGGAAAACGATAACGTCGGTATTGCGCCGGAAAGGCGCATATTAA
- a CDS encoding DegT/DnrJ/EryC1/StrS family aminotransferase: MMEVPSFTLTRQMKEMEKELSAAIQQVMESGQFILGDIVKTFEEQMADYTHSRFAIGVGNGSDALYLALRAADIGAGDEVLTTPFTFFATAGSILRTGAKPVFTDIQVDTFNMDPEQARTRITPRTRAVLPVHLFGLMADVEALRQNFDGIIIEDAAQAIGATMRGKPAGSVGDLAAFSFFPTKNLGALGDGGLVTTQREEWANAVRALRAHGARKKYYHEVVGINSRLDALQAAILSVKLPYLDRWTQKRQHIAKRYSDGLHTLGLEAVHIPVVPEGFTHVFHQYTIRVENRDRLQAFLKSQGIGTTVYYPLALHLQPALRDLGYHLGDFPISEQVQNEVLSLPMFPELTDSEVDYVIEMIGHFYGKRVG, translated from the coding sequence ATGATGGAAGTTCCATCCTTTACACTCACACGACAAATGAAAGAAATGGAAAAAGAATTGTCCGCCGCCATCCAACAGGTCATGGAATCAGGGCAGTTTATTCTGGGTGATATTGTCAAAACCTTCGAAGAGCAAATGGCAGACTATACCCATAGTCGTTTTGCTATCGGTGTAGGAAACGGATCCGATGCCTTATATCTCGCCTTGCGGGCAGCAGATATCGGAGCAGGTGATGAAGTACTCACGACGCCTTTTACATTTTTTGCTACCGCCGGAAGTATTTTGCGAACAGGGGCTAAACCGGTCTTTACTGACATCCAAGTGGATACTTTTAATATGGACCCGGAACAAGCACGGACTCGGATAACCCCCCGGACCCGGGCCGTGCTTCCGGTCCACCTTTTTGGGCTGATGGCGGATGTCGAGGCCTTACGACAAAATTTTGATGGAATTATCATTGAAGATGCGGCCCAGGCTATCGGCGCCACAATGCGGGGCAAACCGGCGGGTAGTGTGGGTGATTTGGCGGCGTTTAGTTTTTTTCCGACAAAGAATTTAGGAGCATTAGGTGACGGAGGCTTGGTTACGACCCAGCGGGAAGAATGGGCAAATGCTGTCCGGGCACTGCGGGCGCACGGGGCCCGCAAGAAATATTATCATGAGGTCGTAGGAATTAACTCGCGCTTAGATGCGCTGCAAGCAGCCATTTTATCAGTGAAACTCCCCTATTTAGATAGGTGGACCCAAAAACGTCAACACATTGCCAAGCGCTATAGTGATGGGCTTCACACGCTAGGACTTGAAGCGGTGCACATTCCCGTGGTTCCCGAGGGCTTTACTCATGTGTTTCACCAGTATACGATTCGCGTCGAGAATAGAGACCGCTTACAAGCCTTTTTGAAAAGTCAGGGTATCGGAACAACGGTCTATTATCCGTTAGCGTTACATCTTCAACCGGCTTTGCGGGATTTGGGCTATCACCTTGGCGATTTTCCCATTAGTGAGCAAGTGCAAAATGAAGTGTTGTCTTTGCCCATGTTTCCGGAATTGACAGATTCCGAAGTTGATTATGTGATTGAAATGATTGGTCATTTTTATGGAAAACGGGTGGGATAA